The window aatttatatcctaaaaagtttaattcatatccaaaaggttcgATTTATATCCTAAacgttcaatttatatcctaaaagttcaattcatatccaaaaggtccaatttatatcctacaagttcaatttatatccaaaaagttcaattcatatcctaaaagttcaatttatatcctacaagtttaatttatatccaaaaagttcaattcatatcctaaaagttcaattcacaagaacgaatcctaaaaactaaaagttcaattcatatcctacgagtttaaatataaactaaaagttcaatttatattctaaaaattcaacccataccctaaaggttcaatttatatcctacaagtttaattcatatccaaaaagttcaatacatatcctaaaagttcaattcacgagaacaaatcctaaaaactaaaagttcaattcatatcctacgagtttaaacataaactaaaagttcaatttatatcctaaaaatttaacccataccctaaaagtttgattcacaagaacaaatcctaaaccctagattctaactaaactattcaagacaatacaaagttaataattcaattctaaataaactattcaagacaatacaaactcaaaattgaaaaactcatcaattgaaactaattcataaccgattaactaattaacaaaactaattaattaataaaactaattaaaacaagacctaaaccctagatttcaaTAAAATTAATGCAATGTtaaaataatcaattgaaacactaatcaattgaaactaattcataactaattaacaaaacctagaaTTAACAAAGAAAtaagttgtaattcaaacctaaaatttttaggaggtggagaaggaggCAGCGCGGCAGTGGCGACGTCGGCAGCTGGGCGATGGCGACGCGAGGCGGGGAATGagatttgtgtgagggaaatagagaaggagatgGGAAGGTATTAAATGAGAAGTTAGGGgaaatttggagaagaaaggtaaGAGAAATGAGGGGAATCCCGTATTTCAATTATGATtttagaattaccgaccaaagttggtctgtaattttggtcggtacattaagtgttgaccgtttgactaaaaaccaaccaactttggtcgttttttttaaaaaaaactatttttttttgtgtttttttcttaaaatattataaactataaaaaataaattataaactataagcatttattttatttaactatacaattattataaatgattataaactataagcataatctttataaattattatattaactatttacttttaataaattataatagcatctatctaagtaaattttctaagttataattaagtatatgagtaatttctctctctctctcacacatacactatattgtaattgatgctaataacttcttttttcattcgttcatcattaataatgcatgacatagattaatcgatataggtcgagacgttttatttttactattagtcgatatatgtcaaacgttttatttttaatattcatcgatgcatctaagtaagttataagccgatgaatcaatttacaaatagatatatttgatgataaattatatatactaattaggatcttcacaagtctatccctaaaagaatccgaccctgtggtcctagcgcttcgtgttcttatatatatacggctatacctctatatatacacacacacacacacacacacacacacacacacttcattgtaatactttaactatatatatatagcttgttatagtatatgttagtgtgtttatatatataacacacacgcttcgttgtactactttaactacatatatagcatgttatagcatatgttagtgtattcattatttgtattacaaaagtgttaacgaattatatttatattatttagatagtaaatattaatgtgaTTCAAATTAAAAGTTAGACAATatttgacctattaatttaactcgtttacttaatactaataacttctttcatttctttaatttgtgatatatatacatgtcaaagatgtttagtattaattcttctatttttcattcattcatcactaataatgcatgacatagattaatcgatataggtcgagatgttttatttttactattagtcgctataggtcaaacgttttgtttttaatattcatcgatgcatctaagtaagttataagtcgatgaatcaatgtacaaatagatatatttgatgataagtGAAGATCCTAAttggtatatataatttatcatcaaatatatctatttgtaaattgattcatcgacttataacttacttagatgcattgTTGAATATTAAAATCAAAATgtttgactatatatatatatataaaacgcacgcttcgttgtactactttaactacatatatagcatgttatagtatatgttagtgtattcattatttgtattataaaagtgttaacgaattacatttatattatttagatagtaaatataaaagtgattcaaaagtttgatcaatgttgacctaataaccgaccaactttagtcggttattttccagaaaataaaatataccgaccaacgttggtcggtaattttaaatataaattcttaaattttataaaatattttaaataataaaataattattaaaatttaaaaattttggtCCACattaccaaccaaagttggtcggtaatccaaaagTTTCTTTGACTAAGCAAGTGTGACCAGCTGGGTCAACTtgttgaccaatttaccgaccaactttcgtcggtatttattttttaaaaaatgtaaaatattttttttcttatttatttttaaaaaaatgtaattttttttttctagtttCCGTCCAAATTGAACGGTTTTTGGTtgctttttttgaccgaccaacgttggtggGAAAcatttggtcggtttttagcgtTTCTAGTAGTGTATGTTTTAACCATCTCTTCTTCAAACCGAGAAGTACAGGCTCTTTGATTTTTTCAGGGGAAGGGCTTTTTGTGTGGGTAACAAAAGGAGGCAGCTCGAACTTGTCTGTATTTCCATCTCATGAATACCATGTCCCTTTTGTTGGACAAGATTTTTGCAAAGAGAAGGAACATATAGAAcgtctttttaaaaaaattggctTAAAACTATTAGGGAAAGGAGAAGATTCAGTGAAAGATATTGGGAGAAGATTAACTTAACAATTACCAAGCATGACCGAGAAGAACCGGCGTCTTATTACATAGAAAAGGAAAGAGCTGAAAGATCATTAGTCATTTGTGCAAGGGCTCAAGAAGTAGGGAACCAATTTGTGGGTTGCACCTCTTCCAAATAGCACATAATCTTGTAAATTTAGGAATAAAACTTTTCGATTAAAAGAAGACAATAATTTAGAATACCCAGAAAAGTGAAAAAGAAACTAATAGCTTGCCATGGAtggaataatttaaaaaaaaaaaactaattgcGCCTGGGACTGCTACTTTATATAAGCTCCAGACACAGTTTTTCTTAACTATAGCGCTAATGATCAGTCTCAAAATGCTTCAAAAGTGTTGAACAAACACATTGTATTCTACAATAGCATTTCCACTCTTTATATCAAACTTAAAAGTATGGGCCAATGCATAACCTCTAGCAAACCTAAACAGTCCAGTGCCTCCCACAATAGGCATCTCCCTAACATCTCTGGGAACTGAATTTCTCCCAAGAATACTTATGCTGCTGCCATTATACTTGCCTTCAATGAATTCAAAGGTCAAAACCATAAGCAATGCAAGCTCACTCTGCGAAGCGATGGAGTAAATCCCCTGTGCTCTTCCTATAATCTTAGATGATGCATTAGGCCCTACCGTTAATGCATCATCAAAAATGAAAGTTTTACCAAAACCGTAGATTCCATCTCCTCCTGTTGAAATGACTTTGATTGAAGAAGGATTTTTTCCACTGACAATGTCATGGAAGTAGAAATGGAGGCGGCTCGTTTTCTCACTTCGTTTTGTGGCTAGAATATCAGAAAATTCCTCAACAAACGATCCTTGTGAAGGATTAAAGAGGATTGAGAGAATTACGAAATACGGAATAGAGAGAGTGTAACTATAGAAAGAAGCCATTTTGTAAAGTAGAAAGTTTGGTAAGTTGAAAGAGTACAACAGGGAGATTCTTATAGAGGGAGAGTATACTGAgttgattatttattttgttgGTGAAGATGTTGATGGTGTATCCCTTTTCTTCTATCATAGTGGAGACTGGAATGTGGACCTCTGGaatttgcttgattttgaaggtgaTAGAAGGACATCAAAAGTTTTTAGTAATTGAGTTGAAGTAAATTTTACTATAGATGGTGTCTTTCGCTTTTGCTACCAATAAATGATAATGCATGAGTTTCGCTTGAAGTGGATGTGGTCCACCATTATCTCAAAATACTTAGCTAGCGTTATTATAGATTCTCAAATTTGTTCTCAAAAATttaatttgggtgaagtttgatttgaaaatgaaaatggacatcaatttttaaaacatatttttcaaatttattttggaaaaatatgaaacatgacttatacccacaagttttaaaaactatcacaaatacccaacaataccattatcaataacattcattatattatcgcaaattatagtcctgaacataaataaatttgatacaaaattatcatttttataataaactgcatgatacactatcaggtgGCCGAGAAGATGAAacaacattgttacaaaataataaatggtgggctcttttataaaatacaaaagtttggggcaatttttaaaaaatgtaatagtgatattttggccaaAAACAGCTATTGAGTTGGTTTTGAAATTTTATCAAAATGTAGACAAAATCTATGGTCAAATATGTGTTTatcaaataaaattcaaatttattttgacaaaatctatgaccaaacggTCCTTTGACTCAACGAGAATGACTAATTATCATATCACGTGAACATCTCATATCAAGATTGAAATACCAAAATGTCCTTATAAAGTTGAATGACTGTATTGCCCTTCTATTAAACATTATTACTACAATACTTTTggagagaaatataaatactcattACAATAAATACTTTATTAGATATAAATACAATATAATGAATGTGATGCAATTAGTGAACATTCACTATAATAAATATTACTAATAAACATCTCATGCATGTGTAAAATATTTCTAGAGCTTGTGTTTACGATAATTCtccttttatttctctcaacttgaattttcattttttttaaattaatgcaatccttttttttataaatatacaTGATTCAAAACATTTAACTATAcatgtataaaaaaaaatatcatatattaataattaataatcaTGCTGTCTAATCTCTTCCCCTTCTTCTAATTAAGTAATATCAACAAAATTTATACTAATATCGTGTTTTCACATTTCAGTTTCTTCTCTTTCATCTTCCATGGTAGTAATAATAGGctgaaattttttttaattaattattattaagaaGCACATTTCAGTTTTATTTCTTTCGGCTTCGCTCTATTAAAGATTTAAAGTACACAACAAATTCTCTAACCATTGTATCACGTTTCTCTCATTTCCCAAAAAGTTCATTGGGTTTCTACTTGGCCTACTCCCTATGCAACATCATatgtttccttttttatttttctcgctttctttctCTTATACTATTGTGTATCAGATGGAATATATTTGCATGTTAATTTTTACAAGAATGGACTTTGTGATTTTACGTCTTCTAGAAtccattgtttttcttttttattttgtcaaGTTCAACTAATTTGTTACTGCTCCAAAATTTACTACTAATTTTGTTTGTAGTAATATCCTTAAATCCAATCTATTTTCACGTTACTCACATTAAcaaatttgatgtgcaattttTGGATAAGTTTTTCTGGCAGCTAGCAAATATGatgtttttatattttaattcaataaaaggaaaaaaaataaaagtcctTTTACTAATACTTTAAAAGTTGGTGCAAAAACCTAGTTTTGGCCATCGTGTAAAAAAATGATGGATAATAAGGAATGGAGAAATCAACTTCACATTTGCAAGTTATATGAAATCTTATTagtttttggataattatttgcgACCTCTCTTTAAACTCTTCTGAAATTGTGTCTCCGTTTCAAATCCTCCCATGGCCATAATTTGCAGTCTTTATCAACTGTGAcgttttaattttctattttttttgtgtCTTAGTTACTCCAATTAACTGCTTTTGATTTATTGGTATTTCATGtctttattatttgttttttagtTGGAGCGTGCCTTCAAATTTCGTGTTACTCATCACTCACATATTGTAATTCTCATATTTACTTTTGtacaattatattatttttcctGATATAGTAGAATGTTATATTTTTCACGAAGTACTAACATAtctgttaggatcgggaacccgggtaatgcggaatttagccaaacaacggtataatgacaataacaaagacaattgaAGGTGATAATAACGgtaattaaagaatataaagaagacacaaatttaacgtggttcggtcaaagtgacctacgtccacaagcggaaatgaacaattttactataccaacaagagtacaaaagagagtacaaaattagagtaaatactctaattaatcccaaataccccaagagaataacctcacaagatcactccaaagaaagggttcacacaagtgtttcccaacacttactctcttacaaaatactctataatgaaataaaggaggagaaagaaagacaagagtgaaaagctcttgaattggtgtgtttgcaaatgaggagaatctcctctatttatagcaagaaatccttggcctaataatggatattatgtcatggcaaattcatgatccacaaatttgttataatggatattatgtcatggcaactgtcatgaaccacaaatttgttataatgaatattatgtcatggcaaatgtcatgaaaatttggccatattacaaatctccaccttggcctaatttcggcttatagtaaatttgctccaccttctccgcaaaaaccccaatgggcaaaatcattcttcataaatgccaatcaagttcagGCACAGCTTGAACTTGGATactggaagaggttttgtgaaaatgtcagcaggattgtctttagtgttgatcttctgaacagagacttttctttcagcaatggtttctcggatgaaatgatactttatatcaatgtgtttcgtcctctcatgatacatttgatctttagtcaagtgaatggcactttgactatcacagaaaatggtaatACCATCTTGGTGTAAACTGATTTccgcaaatagacccttcaaccataaaacttctttgatcgcctcggtcactgccatatattctgcttcggtagtagataaaACTACTACATGTTATAATGTAGCTTTCCAACTAATAGCGCAACCCCCGATACAAAATACATAGCCTgtcagtgatcttcttttgtcaagatcacctgcataatctgagtctacaaaaccaaccaaagtgttagtatttctcccaaactccaaacatatgtttgaagtacctcgcaagtatctgagaatctatttcacagcatgccaatgtgctttaccagggcaagccatataccggcttaccacgctcactgcttgtgaaatgtctggacgtgtacaaaccattgcatacataatactgccgactgcactggaataaggaacctgtgccatgtacctctcttcttcctctgactgcGAGAACTGAGCAGCTcataacttaaaatgagcagcaagaggggtactaactggtttagcatctttcatgccaaacctctccaagactttctccaagtacttcttctgggtcagaaatagcctgttggcttttcaatctcttttgatctccatgccaaggattttcttagctgctcccaaatctttcatctcaaattcacttttcagctgacttttcaaattgtgaatttctaTTAAATTCTTAGCAGCAAtgaacatgtcatcaacatataataataggtatacaaatgaaccatcatttaacttccggaagtaaacacaactatcatacatgctcctcgaataaccatgacccaacataaaggaatcaaaccttttataccattGCCTTGGAGACTActttaatccgtacaaggatttcttcaacaagcaaacatgatcttcttttccttcaatttcaaatccttcgggttgatgcatgtatatttgttcctcaagttcgccATGTAAAAGAGCtgtcttaacatcaagttgttctaattccaaatcatacatggcaacgaaggcaagcaagacacgaataaagctatgtttaacaacatgtgagaaaatatcattaaaatcaactccctgtacctgactatagccctttgcaactaatcgtgccttatacctcgcatcttcaacccctggaatgccatcatttttcttgaagacccatttgcaaccaacaattctttttcctgatggcagcttcacaagagaccaagtaccattcttgtggagagactcaatttcttcatttattgcaatcagccacttggctgagtcagcaccagaaactgcttctgaatattttgatggttctccaatttcttcagtttcctgtgcaactgaaaaagcaaatgcaacataatctccaaaccttaatggttgtttaccttctcttcttggtctatgtttggctatagaatactcctcttcttctggttcaacttcaggagtctcaacttcaggaatttcagcttctgtctcaacttcaggagtttcaactgtattttgctccaaagttgatgagcttggctcagaaggaatgccaatctcaatctccacctggttctgtgta is drawn from Nicotiana tabacum cultivar K326 chromosome 22, ASM71507v2, whole genome shotgun sequence and contains these coding sequences:
- the LOC107782702 gene encoding dirigent protein 22-like, with the translated sequence MASFYSYTLSIPYFVILSILFNPSQGSFVEEFSDILATKRSEKTSRLHFYFHDIVSGKNPSSIKVISTGGDGIYGFGKTFIFDDALTVGPNASSKIIGRAQGIYSIASQSELALLMVLTFEFIEGKYNGSSISILGRNSVPRDVREMPIVGGTGLFRFARGYALAHTFKFDIKSGNAIVEYNVFVQHF